A region from the Coffea eugenioides isolate CCC68of chromosome 9, Ceug_1.0, whole genome shotgun sequence genome encodes:
- the LOC113748454 gene encoding uncharacterized protein LOC113748454 isoform X1, whose protein sequence is MEYSMNGMSEDHSSLGSSTKRPEGHKTRYNKDVMPGSELWTDGLICAFEFVRGRRRSVRSKSYSKILSIPQVDTGNVTTPMPTHGGVEPPAQRKSMINSKDPATLHEIGASGNGALDSDADRPNLQPDCLHSVERFEGSHWIPIGWARISELVQTVQIDAGWSEQQVDLMDDEEDLTVADLAAPYWERQAGPTWWCHVAAGHPCVDAWLKSAQWLHPAISVALRDENRLISDRMKHLLYEVPVRVAGGLLFELLGQSAGDPYVDEDDIPIVLRSWQTHNFLISALHVKGSASRINVLGITEVQELLVAGGYNAPKTVHEVIAHLACRLARWDDRLFRKSIFGVADEVELKFMNRRNHEDLNLFGIILNQEIRKLSTQVIRVKWSLHAREEIVFELLQHLRGNTARSLLEGIRKSTREMIEEQEAVRGRLFTIQDVMQSTIRAWLQDRSLRVTHNLTVFGGCGLVLTIITGLFGINVDGIPGAANTPYAFGLFSGVLFFLGIVLIVIGLLYFGLKNPISEEKVEIKKLELQEMVKMFQHEAETHAQVHKPVSRHNLPPTAADKFVQEADYLLIS, encoded by the exons ATGGAATACAGTATGAATGGAATGAGTGAAGACCATTCCTCCCTGGGCAGCTCAACAAAGAGGCCAGAAGGCCACAAAACCCGCTACAATAAGGATGTCATGCCAGGGAGTGAGCTTTGGACGGATGGACTTATTTGTGCTTTTGAATTTGTGCGGGGGCGTAGGAGATCAGTACGGTCAAAATCTTATTCCAAGATCTTGTCAATCCCTCAAGTAGACACTGGGAATGTCACTACACCCATGCCTACTCATGGAGGGGTTGAACCTCCTGCTCAGAGAAAAAGCATGATAAATTCCAAAGATCCAGCAACTCTTCATGAGATTGGTGCTTCCGGGAATGGTGCTTTGGATAGTGATGCAGATAGACCAAACTTGCAACCAGACTGTTTGCATTCTGTGGAAAGGTTTGAAGGTAGTCATTGGATTCCAATTGGATGGGCTAGAATTTCTGAACTTGTTCAAACTGTGCAAATTGATGCTGGATGGTCTGAACAGCAAgttgatttgatggatgatgAAGAGGACCTCACAGTTGCTGATTTAGCTGCTCCTTACTGGGAGCGTCAAGCTGGGCCCACATGGTGGTGTCATGTTGCTGCAGGGCATCCATGTGTAGATGCATGGCTCAAAAGTGCCCAGTGGCTGCATCCTGCAATTTCTGTTGCATTAAGAGATGAAAATCGACTAATAAGTGACCGGATGAAGCATCTCCTTTATGAG GTACCAGTTAGGGTGGCTGGGGGCCTATTGTTTGAGCTCTTGGGGCAATCAGCAGGAGATCCATATGTTGATGAAGATGATATACCCATAGTTCTTCGTTCTTGGCAAACACATAACTTtctgatttctgctctgcacgTGAAAGGTTCTGCATCAAGAATCAATGTTTTGGGCATCACAGAAGTTCAG GAGCTACTTGTAGCTGGTGGTTACAATGCTCCAAAAACAGTACATGAAGTTATTGCACATTTAGCTTGCCGTCTTGCTCGATGGGATGACAG ATTGTTCCGAAAATCGATATTTGGTGTGGCTGATGAAGTGGAATTGAAATTTATGAACAG GAGGAACCATGAGGATTTGAATCTTTTCGGCATAATTCTGAACCAAGAAATCAGAAAGTTATCAACACAG GTCATCAGGGTGAAATGGTCACTTCATGCAAGAGAGGAGATTGTGTTTGAACTTCTCCAGCATTTGAGAGGAAATACAGCTAGAAGTCTGCTAGAAGGAATTAGAAAGAGTACAAGGGAGATGATTGAAGAGCAAGAAGCAGTTCGAGGCCGTTTGTTTACCATCCAAGATGTCATGCAGAGCACTATTCGTGCATGGTTGCAG GATAGAAGCCTTAGAGTCACGCATAATTTGACTGTTTTTGGTGGATGTGGCCTTGTGCTTACCATTATCACTGGCTTATTTGGAATCAATGTTGATGGGATTCCTGGAGCTGCGAACACGCCATATGCATTTGGGCTGTTTTCGGGCGTACTTTTTTTCTTAGGTATTGTGCTAATAGTGATTGGATTGCTCtattttgggttaaaaaatCCCATCAGCGAGGAGAAGGTTGAGATTAAGAAATTGGAATTGCAAGAGATGGTAAAGATGTTCCAGCATGAAGCAGAGACTCATGCCCAGGTCCATAAACCAGTATCTCGACATAATCTGCCCCCAACAGCAGCTGACAAGTTCGTACAGGAAGCAGATTATCTTCTCATCAGCTAA
- the LOC113748454 gene encoding uncharacterized protein LOC113748454 isoform X2, with product MNGMSEDHSSLGSSTKRPEGHKTRYNKDVMPGSELWTDGLICAFEFVRGRRRSVRSKSYSKILSIPQVDTGNVTTPMPTHGGVEPPAQRKSMINSKDPATLHEIGASGNGALDSDADRPNLQPDCLHSVERFEGSHWIPIGWARISELVQTVQIDAGWSEQQVDLMDDEEDLTVADLAAPYWERQAGPTWWCHVAAGHPCVDAWLKSAQWLHPAISVALRDENRLISDRMKHLLYEVPVRVAGGLLFELLGQSAGDPYVDEDDIPIVLRSWQTHNFLISALHVKGSASRINVLGITEVQELLVAGGYNAPKTVHEVIAHLACRLARWDDRLFRKSIFGVADEVELKFMNRRNHEDLNLFGIILNQEIRKLSTQVIRVKWSLHAREEIVFELLQHLRGNTARSLLEGIRKSTREMIEEQEAVRGRLFTIQDVMQSTIRAWLQDRSLRVTHNLTVFGGCGLVLTIITGLFGINVDGIPGAANTPYAFGLFSGVLFFLGIVLIVIGLLYFGLKNPISEEKVEIKKLELQEMVKMFQHEAETHAQVHKPVSRHNLPPTAADKFVQEADYLLIS from the exons ATGAATGGAATGAGTGAAGACCATTCCTCCCTGGGCAGCTCAACAAAGAGGCCAGAAGGCCACAAAACCCGCTACAATAAGGATGTCATGCCAGGGAGTGAGCTTTGGACGGATGGACTTATTTGTGCTTTTGAATTTGTGCGGGGGCGTAGGAGATCAGTACGGTCAAAATCTTATTCCAAGATCTTGTCAATCCCTCAAGTAGACACTGGGAATGTCACTACACCCATGCCTACTCATGGAGGGGTTGAACCTCCTGCTCAGAGAAAAAGCATGATAAATTCCAAAGATCCAGCAACTCTTCATGAGATTGGTGCTTCCGGGAATGGTGCTTTGGATAGTGATGCAGATAGACCAAACTTGCAACCAGACTGTTTGCATTCTGTGGAAAGGTTTGAAGGTAGTCATTGGATTCCAATTGGATGGGCTAGAATTTCTGAACTTGTTCAAACTGTGCAAATTGATGCTGGATGGTCTGAACAGCAAgttgatttgatggatgatgAAGAGGACCTCACAGTTGCTGATTTAGCTGCTCCTTACTGGGAGCGTCAAGCTGGGCCCACATGGTGGTGTCATGTTGCTGCAGGGCATCCATGTGTAGATGCATGGCTCAAAAGTGCCCAGTGGCTGCATCCTGCAATTTCTGTTGCATTAAGAGATGAAAATCGACTAATAAGTGACCGGATGAAGCATCTCCTTTATGAG GTACCAGTTAGGGTGGCTGGGGGCCTATTGTTTGAGCTCTTGGGGCAATCAGCAGGAGATCCATATGTTGATGAAGATGATATACCCATAGTTCTTCGTTCTTGGCAAACACATAACTTtctgatttctgctctgcacgTGAAAGGTTCTGCATCAAGAATCAATGTTTTGGGCATCACAGAAGTTCAG GAGCTACTTGTAGCTGGTGGTTACAATGCTCCAAAAACAGTACATGAAGTTATTGCACATTTAGCTTGCCGTCTTGCTCGATGGGATGACAG ATTGTTCCGAAAATCGATATTTGGTGTGGCTGATGAAGTGGAATTGAAATTTATGAACAG GAGGAACCATGAGGATTTGAATCTTTTCGGCATAATTCTGAACCAAGAAATCAGAAAGTTATCAACACAG GTCATCAGGGTGAAATGGTCACTTCATGCAAGAGAGGAGATTGTGTTTGAACTTCTCCAGCATTTGAGAGGAAATACAGCTAGAAGTCTGCTAGAAGGAATTAGAAAGAGTACAAGGGAGATGATTGAAGAGCAAGAAGCAGTTCGAGGCCGTTTGTTTACCATCCAAGATGTCATGCAGAGCACTATTCGTGCATGGTTGCAG GATAGAAGCCTTAGAGTCACGCATAATTTGACTGTTTTTGGTGGATGTGGCCTTGTGCTTACCATTATCACTGGCTTATTTGGAATCAATGTTGATGGGATTCCTGGAGCTGCGAACACGCCATATGCATTTGGGCTGTTTTCGGGCGTACTTTTTTTCTTAGGTATTGTGCTAATAGTGATTGGATTGCTCtattttgggttaaaaaatCCCATCAGCGAGGAGAAGGTTGAGATTAAGAAATTGGAATTGCAAGAGATGGTAAAGATGTTCCAGCATGAAGCAGAGACTCATGCCCAGGTCCATAAACCAGTATCTCGACATAATCTGCCCCCAACAGCAGCTGACAAGTTCGTACAGGAAGCAGATTATCTTCTCATCAGCTAA
- the LOC113782508 gene encoding leucine-rich repeat extensin-like protein 3, producing the protein MAFNPVVKPGEISHAQILMLEKQQMRKTKLDKKLKYMMYIHAWRKLSSIIFVAAFAAVLICSLMAAAMATPPVAAALAAATSIPLGSMGKWIDSLLHSYENAVKGQKEIMSSIQDRKLQRRRSNNPDAATMQQRSLPSAQQPAPPPTPPPAPPPAPPPKPPPAPPPTPPPAPPLAPPPMPPPAPPPTLPPAPPPTQPSAPPPAPPPTPPPAPPPTPPPAPPPLSAPPPTPTPPSAPSPAPPPMPPPATPLLPFPFSSPLPFPSLFPRPAVKAHLLHKPVKIFFFCNFQPSPLLPLPAIWCVEKSPSPALSRAPLL; encoded by the exons ATGGCCTTTAATCCAGTTGTCAAGCCTGGTGAAATTTCCCATGCCCAAATTCTGATGCTTGAGAAGCAGCAAATGCGAAAGACTAAGCTTGATAAAAAGCTTAAGTACATGATGTACATCCATGCTTGGAGAAAATTGTCGAGCATTATCTTTGTTGCCGCATTTGCTGCTGTTCTTATATGTTCACTCATGGCTGCTGCTATGGCTACTCCTCCTGTTGCGGCCGCCCTTGCTGCTGCTACTTCCATCCCTCTGGGATCAATGGGGAAGTGGATTGATTCTCTTCTGCATAGCTATGAAAATGCTGTCAAAGGACAGAAGGAGATCATGAGCTCAATTCAAGATAGAAAATTG CAACGCAGACGCAGCAACAACCCAGACGCAGCAACAATGCAGCAACGCAGCCTCCCATCAGCCCAGCAGCCTGCTCCACCCCCAACTCCGCCACCGGCCCCACCTCCAGCACCTCCGCCAAAGCCTCCTCCAGCCCCTCCTCCCACGCCTCCACCTGCTCCACCTCTGGCACCACCACCAATGCCTCCACCAGCCCCTCCTCCTACTCTCCCGCCTGCTCCACCTCCAACTCAACCATCAGCCCCACCTCCTGCACCACCACCTACTCCTCCACCAGCACCTCCTCCAACGCCACCACCAGCACCACCACCACTATCTGCACCTCCTCCAACTCCAACACCACCATCGGCTCCTTCACCAGCACCTCCTCCAATGCCACCTCCCGCcacccctctccttcctttcCCCTTCTCCTCCCCCTTGCCCTTCCCCTCCCTCTTCCCTCGCCCGGCAGTCAAGGCGCACCTCCTCCACAAGCcagtcaaaattttttttttttgcaattttcagcctTCCCCTCTCCTCCCCCTTCCTGCAATCTGGTGCGTGGAAAAATCCCCCTCCCCGGCACTGTCTAGGGCACCGCTTCTGTGA